A genomic window from Triticum urartu cultivar G1812 chromosome 7, Tu2.1, whole genome shotgun sequence includes:
- the LOC125523981 gene encoding RING-H2 finger protein ATL39-like codes for MSSSADLPWPARGGGVFDFGQGSALVLASYPVLLLLVLLSAFVRYVWIALALYCAILFLLSCTGRLLAGPLVVVHDEARAAVERGGLSQASIAAIPAFVYGAAAGDGEAQCAVCLEALSGGEKARRLPVCAHTFHVGCIDMWFHSHATCPVCRCHVEPPKAGKMTPLPPEPPLPPV; via the coding sequence ATGTCGTCGTCAGCGGACCTCCCGTGGCCTGCGCGCGGCGGCGGTGTCTTTGACTTCGGGCAGGGCAGCGCGCTGGTGCTCGCGTCGTACCCGGTGCTCctgctcctcgtcctcctctccGCGTTCGTCAGGTACGTGTGGATCGCGCTCGCGCTCTACTGCGCGATCCTGTTCCTGCTCTCCTGCACCGGCCGCTTGCTCGCTGGGCCGCTGGTGGTCGTGCACGACGAGGCCAGGGCGGCCGTCGAGCGGGGCGGCCTATCGCAGGCGTCCATTGCGGCTATCCCGGCGTTCGTGTACGGTGCCGCTGCCGGCGATGGAGAGGCCCAGTGCGCGGTGTGCCTGGAGGCTCTGTCCGGCGGGGAGAAGGCCCGGCGGCTGCCGGTGTGCGCGCACACGTTCCACGTCGGGTGCATCGACATGTGGTTCCACTCGCATGCGACGTGCCCGGTCTGCCGCTGCCATGTCGAGCCGCCCAAGGCCGGCAAGATGACGCCGTTGCCGCCAGAGCCGCCTCTGCCGCCGGTGTAG